The following coding sequences are from one Oncorhynchus clarkii lewisi isolate Uvic-CL-2024 chromosome 20, UVic_Ocla_1.0, whole genome shotgun sequence window:
- the LOC139377084 gene encoding protein FEV-like → MNYDKLSRALRYYYNKRILHKTKGKRFTYKFNFSKLILVNYPGYPPCHQLVQSAPLPFPLPEGGVTGAPLCGGGRGAMMDRALQCVTHPLLLPYCLQKPIPFPQSHYLQGHLPFLSVSPPPGSSNPSELSAVLPPSTTAALHLHPNGWPTKVGSEWGLNNVNRTTTLRVGLGAKESGIKTGERNVGNVDGE, encoded by the exons ATGAACTATGACAAGCTGAGCAGAGCACTGAG GTACTACTACAATAAGAGGATTCTTCATAAGACCAAAGGGAAGAGATTCACCTACAAGTTTAACTTCAGTAAACTGATCCTGGTTAACTACCCAGGGTACCCACCTTGCCACCAG CTGGTACAGAGTGCCCCTCTTCCGTTCCCCCTCCCTGAGGGTGGGGTGACTGGGGCCCCACtgtgtggaggagggagaggggccaTGATGGACAGAG CCCTCCAGTGTGTCACACACCCTCTCCTGCTTCCGTACTGCCTCCAGAAGCCCATCCCGTTCCCTCAGTCCCACTATCTTCAGGGACACTTACCTTTCCTTTCTGTGTCCCCTCCTCCTGGGAGCTCTAACCCGAGTGAACTCTCAGCAGTCCTTCCACCTTCCACCACTGCTGCTTTACACCTCCACCCCAACGGCTGGCCAACCAAGGTTGGCTCAGAGTGGGGTTTGAACAATGTGAACAGAACCACCACCCTTCGTGTGGGACTGGGAGCAAAAGAGAGTGGGATcaaaacaggagagagaaatgTGGGAAATGTTGATGGAGAGTAG